The nucleotide sequence GATAAACGGAAAATCGATATTGTTCTATTTTCAAATTCTATCTTGAAGGTTAATCTTATTCTGAAATCTCTTGAACGCTACTTAGCACAGCGTTTTATGTCACAAAAGTTTATTGTGGACATGTCAAACAGACTTTATTCCTACACGATATATGTTAATTTTATTAACATAATTAACATTTCTTAATAAAAGTATTTTAAATTCGCTCCATCCTTACAAAACCATCTTGGGCTTAAACGCACCCGAGCATGACCAGTTCTAACAGGCCCTACTGTTAGTTTGTACACGGTAATAACCGTCAACGAATACTAATTTAATAATGAGATGTAAATGAGCACCGATAGGTAAGCCTATAACATTTAAATAAGAAAAGGTCCTTTTTCCTACAGAAACGAGCATCATTTTCAACAATGGTAAAACTGTCCTTATCTGAAAACTATGAATTATTCACTTAAATAAAATAATTAATTCTAAAACCTCCAATCATGAAAAAAACTCTACTCCTTCTCGCATTTCTAACACTTAGTTCCATCACCTGTCAGGCACAAGAAGCAATGATAGGTGAGATTAAAATGTTCGCTGGTAATTTTGCCCCACGTGGTTGGGCTTTATGTAATGGGCAGCTTCTACCTATTAATCAAAACTCAGCATTGTTTTCTATTCTTGGAACACAATTTGGCGGTGATGGACGCACCACTTTTGGATTACCTGACTTGAGAGGACGTACGCCTGTAGGACCAGGAAATGGCCCAGGTTTATCTACCATTCAAGTAGGGCAAAAAGGAGGTACTGAGACTCACACCTTATCTCTTGCAGAAATGCCTTCTCATTCTCATATTGCTACTGGAAGTATTCCTGTCAACACCATTTCTGGTGATAATGATGAAGTTAGTCCAGCAAACGGTGTATTAAGTAATACTGGTGATGATCAATATGCATCATCTGCATCTGCAGACTCGATGCCAGCAAATGTTACTGTTGGTAATACTGGTGGTAACCAGTCTTTTGATATACGTAACCCTTACCAAGGCGTACATTATATCATCGCCCTTCAAGGTATTTTCCCATCCCGCAACTAGATTATTTAGCCAACCATACTATGAAACAATTTTACTCAAGCAAACTCGTAATGTTTGCCGTGACTTTTTTTGTGTTCGCTTTCGCGAAAGCACAAACCCAAAACAACCTCATCGACGCACCTGGTGACATTGCCATCGTTGCTTTACATAGTGATGATGGTACTGCTGGAGAAGAAGACGGCTTTTCTTTTATACTATTAGATAATGCACCTGCTGGCGCCACCATAAGATTCATTGATGAAGAATGGTTGGGGACCACCTTCCAATCACCCACGGCAGAAGGAGAATTGCTCTGGACAAATAATACTGGCAGCCAGATTGCTGCAGGAACCGTGGTGAATATAACAGATACTGATGGCCCAGGAGAAGCAGCCTCCATAGGTATTGTCGATGAGGTCGAAGCTGGCTTTAACATCAATGGTACTGGCGATCAGATTTATGCCGTGACAGGAACCAGAGCTGTACCAGGTACCTTTCTTACTTTCTATGGTACACTGGAAAACGGAGCAACCCTGGCGGGAACTGGTTTAACTGATGGAATCAATGCACAAGTTGGCTCTGTTGGATTTCTTGAAGGACGATACACTGGCCCAACCACATGTAATGGAACAGCAGAAGCTTGTGCTACACAATTCAACACCACAAGTAACTGGACACCTGGCGAGTATACCCATCCAAACGATGTTCCTTCTGCTCCAAGCACTTATACCGGTAGCGTCTTTGCAGGAAACACAGCGCCCGATCTAGGAGGAACACCAGCAGATGTTACGGTAACGGAAGATGTTGCAACAGCCATAGATCTTTCTGCCTACAACATCACCGATACAGATGGTGACCTTGTTACCGTAACCCTAGGCGTTGACCGCGGGACGATTGCCAGCGTCAATGGTAATGGAACGACCAGTGGCGTGATCATTACAAATTCTGGTACCGCATCGATGACTTTACAAGGTAGTGTTGCAAATATTAACACATATCTTAATGA is from Nonlabens sp. YIK11 and encodes:
- a CDS encoding phage tail protein — encoded protein: MKKTLLLLAFLTLSSITCQAQEAMIGEIKMFAGNFAPRGWALCNGQLLPINQNSALFSILGTQFGGDGRTTFGLPDLRGRTPVGPGNGPGLSTIQVGQKGGTETHTLSLAEMPSHSHIATGSIPVNTISGDNDEVSPANGVLSNTGDDQYASSASADSMPANVTVGNTGGNQSFDIRNPYQGVHYIIALQGIFPSRN